In Halobacterium sp. R2-5, the following are encoded in one genomic region:
- a CDS encoding DUF2071 domain-containing protein has translation MDVVSMEWRDVLVASWPVDPDVIATRLPAGLDVDTFDGRAWLSVVPFVMGDVRPFGVPASIGRTFGELNLRTYVTGDAGHGVFFFNLDANDRLGVALARLLFRLPYYRAEMRVERRGDTLDFRSHRTHSGVSDLDFDATYRPVGEPEEPAPGTFEEFLVERYRFYAAGSSRVFRGEVSHDPWRVAHADATFRTNDLFAANGFEHPNSVPHLLYSPGVDVTAEQVRVV, from the coding sequence ATGGACGTCGTCTCGATGGAGTGGCGGGACGTGCTCGTCGCGAGTTGGCCCGTGGACCCCGACGTGATAGCGACCCGACTCCCCGCCGGCCTCGACGTGGACACGTTCGACGGGCGCGCGTGGCTCTCCGTGGTGCCGTTCGTGATGGGGGACGTACGGCCGTTCGGCGTCCCCGCGTCTATCGGCCGGACGTTCGGCGAGCTCAACCTCCGCACGTACGTCACCGGGGACGCCGGGCACGGCGTCTTCTTCTTCAACCTCGACGCGAACGACCGCCTCGGCGTCGCGCTCGCCCGGCTGCTGTTCCGGCTGCCGTACTACCGCGCGGAGATGCGCGTCGAGCGCCGCGGCGACACCCTCGACTTCCGCAGCCACCGCACGCACTCCGGCGTCTCCGACCTCGACTTCGACGCGACCTACCGGCCCGTCGGCGAGCCCGAGGAGCCCGCCCCGGGCACGTTCGAGGAGTTCCTCGTGGAGCGCTATCGCTTCTACGCGGCGGGCAGCTCGCGGGTGTTCCGCGGCGAGGTCAGCCACGACCCGTGGCGGGTCGCGCACGCCGACGCGACGTTCCGCACGAACGACCTCTTCGCCGCGAACGGCTTCGAGCACCCGAACTCGGTCCCGCACCTCCTCTACAGCCCCGGCGTGGACGTCACCGCCGAGCAGGTGCGCGTGGTCTGA
- a CDS encoding HTR-like protein: MATIPFGVSRLDGRIGGGAPEGSVVLLSGEAGAGAREFVYTSAVLNGLQSADPELFDLHYGDLHGSAVPPEDIHYVSFTADEDELRREISFTMDDEIVEAGLDAVTFEDFSPEYFQLSPVPREWYAGEHRSISDLGNTDSDRRDVLEAFADYLDEHASGSLVVVDSLTDLIGARQQDMAFSDIVMTLKGLRKAARGWDGLLLLHLTRDAVTDEEFGSLMTSVDGTVQFAWESGGNERVRTMFVREFRGVLGRLEEEDIVQFETEIHDAGFDVSDVRKIR, from the coding sequence ATGGCGACGATTCCGTTCGGCGTCTCGCGGCTGGACGGCCGCATCGGGGGCGGCGCCCCCGAGGGGAGCGTGGTGTTGCTGTCGGGCGAGGCGGGCGCGGGCGCCCGCGAGTTCGTCTACACGAGCGCGGTCCTCAACGGCCTGCAGTCGGCGGACCCCGAGCTGTTCGACCTACACTACGGCGACCTCCACGGTTCGGCGGTGCCGCCGGAGGACATCCACTACGTCTCCTTTACCGCCGACGAGGACGAGCTCCGCCGCGAAATCTCGTTCACGATGGACGACGAGATCGTCGAAGCGGGCCTCGACGCGGTCACCTTCGAGGACTTCTCCCCGGAGTACTTCCAGCTCAGCCCCGTCCCCCGGGAGTGGTACGCGGGCGAGCACCGCTCGATTTCGGACCTCGGGAACACCGACAGCGACCGGCGAGACGTCCTGGAGGCGTTCGCGGACTACCTCGACGAGCACGCCAGCGGCAGCCTCGTGGTGGTGGACTCGCTGACCGACCTCATCGGCGCGCGCCAGCAGGACATGGCGTTCAGCGACATCGTGATGACGCTGAAGGGGCTGCGGAAGGCCGCACGCGGCTGGGACGGCCTGCTCCTGTTGCACCTGACCCGCGACGCGGTCACCGACGAGGAGTTCGGGAGCCTGATGACGTCCGTGGACGGCACCGTGCAGTTCGCGTGGGAGAGCGGCGGGAACGAGCGCGTGCGGACGATGTTCGTCCGGGAGTTCCGGGGCGTGCTCGGCCGCCTCGAAGAGGAGGACATCGTGCAGTTCGAGACCGAGATTCACGACGCGGGCTTCGACGTCAGCGACGTTCGGAAGATCCGATAG
- a CDS encoding ZIP family metal transporter, with amino-acid sequence MTVTQSVTAARARTSKLGAVSLFAFLALSAYVFSTGEARKLLGIAWVAFAAMAGAAALGARASNEHPTGLVWGYGLASGAMVASSAAFLVPQAIGYAPKPGGFGIAAGILVGFGAHTVGHLVTHRDLPLDRTSAELAAHSLTAGSIIGVVYTAMPELGPLLGLAIVSHKGPAGYAAARRLTAQGRSPMMLLLPSAGVGIAALAVTVLSFPTDATFRAVVFGFAAGIFLHVAMDFLPECETGSEVHAAATRGSDDGHDHAVLDRLRLHAVASTALGGIAVAAAWLLLQ; translated from the coding sequence ATGACCGTCACGCAGTCCGTCACGGCGGCCCGAGCGCGTACCTCGAAGCTCGGTGCCGTCAGCCTGTTCGCGTTCCTCGCGCTGTCCGCGTACGTCTTCAGCACGGGCGAAGCCCGGAAGCTCCTCGGCATCGCGTGGGTCGCGTTCGCCGCGATGGCCGGCGCCGCCGCCCTCGGCGCGCGCGCCAGCAACGAACACCCCACGGGGCTCGTCTGGGGGTACGGCCTCGCCAGCGGCGCGATGGTCGCCAGCTCCGCCGCGTTCCTCGTCCCGCAGGCCATCGGCTACGCCCCCAAGCCCGGCGGCTTCGGCATCGCCGCCGGCATCCTCGTCGGCTTCGGCGCCCACACCGTCGGCCACCTCGTCACGCACCGCGACCTCCCGCTCGACCGCACGAGCGCCGAGCTCGCCGCGCACTCGCTGACCGCCGGCTCCATCATCGGCGTCGTCTACACCGCGATGCCCGAACTCGGGCCGCTGCTCGGGCTCGCCATCGTCTCACACAAGGGCCCCGCGGGCTACGCCGCCGCGCGCCGGCTCACCGCGCAGGGCCGCTCCCCGATGATGCTGCTGCTCCCGTCGGCTGGCGTCGGCATCGCTGCGCTCGCGGTCACCGTGCTCTCGTTCCCGACCGACGCCACGTTCCGCGCCGTCGTCTTCGGGTTCGCCGCCGGCATCTTCCTCCACGTCGCGATGGACTTCCTCCCCGAGTGCGAGACCGGCAGCGAGGTCCACGCCGCCGCCACCCGCGGTAGCGACGACGGCCACGACCACGCGGTCCTCGACCGCCTCCGCCTGCACGCCGTCGCCTCGACCGCGCTCGGCGGCATCGCCGTCGCCGCCGCGTGGCTCCTGCTCCAGTAG
- a CDS encoding beta-ribofuranosylaminobenzene 5'-phosphate synthase family protein: MSVRVESGGRLHFGFLNLSLSHDRLYGSLGVALDQPRVAVEAEPADALRCDHERAREHAERACELLDVPGAAISVCGELPPHVGLGSGTQLALAVLSAVARAHGRDADVREFAPELGRGGRSGVGVATFEAGGFVLDAGHPTGLFTTEAPARGEWAVPPVAARHRIPDDWRFLLVVPDADTGKNGSDEDESMRSAVEAADPGLADRISGVVTRRVLPALASGDVAAFGAAVAEVGRLNGAWYADEQGGVYRPPVGCIVDALAGSPAVSGAGQSSWGPAVYGVTDADRADAALAAGREALDAAGVGGDVRVVAPRNEGARVAESGQGKA; this comes from the coding sequence ATGTCCGTCCGGGTCGAGAGCGGCGGCCGGCTCCACTTCGGCTTCCTGAACCTCTCGCTGTCCCACGACCGGCTGTACGGCAGCCTCGGCGTGGCACTCGACCAGCCACGGGTGGCGGTGGAGGCCGAGCCCGCGGACGCGCTGCGCTGCGACCACGAGCGGGCGCGCGAGCACGCCGAGCGCGCCTGTGAACTGCTGGACGTGCCGGGCGCGGCCATTTCGGTCTGCGGGGAGCTGCCGCCGCACGTCGGCCTCGGCTCCGGGACGCAGCTCGCGCTCGCGGTGTTGTCGGCGGTCGCGCGAGCCCACGGCCGAGACGCGGACGTGCGCGAATTCGCGCCGGAACTCGGTCGCGGCGGCCGCAGCGGCGTCGGCGTCGCGACGTTCGAAGCCGGCGGGTTCGTGCTGGACGCCGGCCACCCGACGGGACTGTTCACGACGGAGGCGCCGGCGCGCGGCGAGTGGGCGGTGCCGCCGGTCGCTGCGCGCCACCGGATTCCCGACGACTGGCGGTTCCTGCTCGTCGTGCCGGACGCCGACACGGGGAAGAACGGCAGCGACGAGGACGAGAGCATGCGGTCGGCCGTCGAGGCCGCCGACCCCGGGCTCGCGGACCGCATCTCGGGAGTCGTGACGCGGCGCGTGCTCCCGGCGCTGGCGAGCGGGGACGTCGCGGCGTTCGGCGCGGCGGTCGCGGAGGTCGGGCGGCTGAACGGCGCGTGGTACGCCGACGAGCAGGGCGGCGTCTACCGTCCACCCGTCGGGTGCATCGTCGACGCGCTCGCCGGGAGTCCCGCGGTCTCGGGCGCCGGGCAGTCCTCGTGGGGACCGGCGGTGTACGGCGTCACCGACGCGGACCGCGCGGACGCGGCGCTGGCGGCCGGACGGGAGGCGCTGGACGCGGCGGGCGTCGGCGGCGACGTGCGCGTGGTCGCGCCGCGGAACGAGGGCGCCCGCGTCGCCGAATCCGGGCAGGGAAAAGCGTAA
- a CDS encoding transcription factor S: protein MQFCDECGSMMHKQDDELVCSGCENTEPAGDDGEFVTTAAQDTSDVIETSEDANFEGKPTAEETCPECGHDEAWYTIKQTGSADEPPTRFFKCQECGSRWRDYS, encoded by the coding sequence ATGCAGTTCTGCGACGAGTGCGGGTCGATGATGCACAAGCAGGACGACGAGCTGGTGTGCTCGGGCTGCGAGAACACCGAGCCCGCGGGCGACGACGGCGAGTTCGTCACGACGGCCGCCCAGGACACCAGCGACGTCATCGAGACGAGCGAGGACGCGAACTTCGAGGGGAAGCCGACCGCCGAGGAGACGTGTCCGGAGTGCGGCCACGACGAGGCGTGGTACACCATCAAGCAGACCGGGAGCGCGGACGAGCCGCCGACGCGATTCTTCAAGTGCCAGGAGTGCGGGAGCCGGTGGCGGGATTACAGCTAA